The nucleotide sequence GTCCTGGTTGCCTGGTGATTTTTCCTCCTAGCTCTTTTGTAACCAAATCAACAACAGCAGCACTTCTATAAACATCTTCAGTACTAATAGCAACCTACAAAAACATATAACAGATGCTAGTAATTTAATCCTTAACAGAATCAGATTAGAAAAAGATATGAATAGAACCTGAGCATATGCATTGCCTTTCGTGTACTCCGTCACACCATAATTGTATGTCAACTCAATAACTGTTGATTCAATTTCTTCAGCGTAACCCATCATGGCAATAGTATACTGTAGAAATCATGTGACAAAAAAACATACTAAGCATGAAAATATGCATAACTTCAAATAGAATGGGCACAGCTAAATACAAAAACATATACCTTAGATATGCATAGGTGTTCATGTCATACATTGTATACCTAAATAAAGTAGCATGAGCATAACTGACTTGAAGTATATATACCTTTCATGCTGCATAGTTATTCATGTATCCTTGTCATACACAGCTATGCACAGTCACATAAATATCATGAATatagataaatataaaattacataCCTTTGATGCTACATATTCATGTATTCATGTcagacatacatatacatatatatatatatacatatatatatacatatatatatatatacacatatatatatatatacacacaaatatatatatacacatatatatatatacacacacacatatatatatacatatatatatatatataaagatttgatattaataatttACCAAAAACCAGGTTCTAACAAACGTGACAtgtaagaccaaaaagaaaactcaacaaTAGTTATGTGCAGCAGGAATCAATACACATGTTATGAACTGCTGCTGGATGATGTGTGTGTAGAGACAAGTATATTTATGCATGTAAGTGTCAAACTATGTTCACATAAATACATGCATGCTTGCAACTAAGACTCTGGAAAAGATTATGACTTATGTGACATCATTAGACTTATCATTAAATCCATAACCATCAGATTGGTGCTAGAAAATGTAACCTTGTAGGCAGGAATGTCTATTGACCTCAATAACTTCATCCCACAAGCCTGCATTAAATGAAAATTACAGAAAAGTGAAAAAGACAGTGATGAGAATAAAAGGAAAATCTCATATATTTGCTCATAGAATACTAGCAAGGAAACAAATTGATATTCTATAGCTCATCTCAGATCATAACCCTCTAAAAATCAAGGTTATTATATAGTCCAATAATAAAACTGGAGACTTTTTGGTATGACTaacttctaaaaaataaaacaaaacaaaacttaaAACTTGTATAGACAGGTAGCCTCAAAgtattaaaaaaagaagaaaatttccatCTATGCTAGCATAATGTAGGATATGCATATACTATGGTAAAAGAATAAGTTCCTTGGTGCTACTACTAAACCTTCTCCTACAATTTATAAAGACAATTAAAGAtacttttaaacatataattatgaaaatgcAAGTATTTCAACCATGCTATTcacgaaaaagatcaagattaacTTAGAAAGGACATTCTTGGATTTAAACAATTAGTAAACCAAATGGTATTGGAAAATACCTTCTCGTAAAACTTGATGGACCTTTCCAAGTCACCTACGCGAAGCATAATTTGGCAAAGAGGCTCAGGTGTGGGGCCTCTTTGAATAAGCTCAAATGTATAACCATCAGGGTCTTGAACAAAAGCTAGAACTGTTGTCCCCCCTTTAACAGGACCTGGCTCACGTGTAATCTTACCACCCTTAGCCCTGATATCTTCGACCAATTTATAAACCTGCAATTCCAATAATTTCTTATTCAATTTAAACGTGAAGTGCTGAATAAGTATACTTATTGGTATTCATTTCAGATGTGCAACTCACATCTTCTGATGCAATAGCAAAATGCCCAAAGCCTGTGccaatatcatacttatccactcCATAATCTGCTCAAAAGACAGGAAAAATACAAATTAAGCTGCCATTTACTGAATGTCTGAAACAAAAACTGAAATGCACACTTATAACACATGCAGATGGCCAGGAAACAATGCAAAAATTGCAAAGTGCGATATCCTTCTCCATGGTAATTGACATCCTCTTCAGTAAATTTCACTAGGAGTTGGAAATAGTAAAGAGTTCATCACGAAGAAAATAAATGAGTAGATAATCAAGAAAGAAGAATTGCATCAGGATACAAGATACATACTATATGTCAACTCTACCACAAAATGAGAATCTTCAGGACCAAAGCCAAGAAATGCATTTGAATATTTCTCTTCAGGAATGTCTCTCTTCCGGAGCAGTTTCATTCCAAAGCATTCAGTATAAAACCTAAGAAAATACGACAATGGTTTAATTGCTGGAAACAAAATGACAGATAAATGATAATGCAGGAAAAAAAAAGGCAAAGTGATATTCTTGATTATACCCACTTTATTGTACGATCTAAATCTCCAACACGATAAACAGCATGTAGGAATCGGTGCTTGTCTTTCTGAGCCCATTCAAGCACATTCTCACTAGGAACAGTCTCTTCTCCTGTGCTGGATGCCATATCTAAATGAATGTAAAAAATCGTTGCTGTTAATATATCTGATGATACAGAAAACGTAGAAGAAGAATGATATAAATAACTCTTTTGTATCAGACATGTCCAGAAAGATCATTTTTAATCGTACATAGAACTAGCTTAAAGCAAAGAAATGAGCATCACAAGAAATACTAGTGCACTAAAAAGAAATTTATAAGATGTAAAAAAATAGGAGTTGAAAGTAATATACATATCTAaacaaatgtatatgtatatgtatattatataaggAAATCAGCAAAATATGAACACTCATAAGAAAATTTAGAACTCAAATAAGAAAAGCAATAATTGTCATGACCCTGGCTTGTTAGTCCTATAAACTAAGTCAATCTTCTTCTATGTCTGATATGGGATTAAACTTAATTCTCACAATCTTCCCCATGTTACAACTTGATGTTTCAACAATATATAATATTAAGTTCGCTCTGAAACTATTTATCATGACCCGACCTAATGGGATAACTAATACATCAACCATCAATCTAGAATGCTTCAACCTAAATAAATAGTAGTAAACCTATCCAGCCCAATAAACCCACTCAATTCTCCTCCCACATCAGATGTGGGACCAAACTGGCTCACCATAATTATTTTGTAATATCATAACTAGTAAAATCAATAAATAACTCATCATTTAGCCTCTATATAACCTCTCTCCCAAGAAGTAGGGAAAAAGTGATGGATATATAATgagttttcttgttagaagtacaGATGAACCACATAGCACAAAATAGAGCCCCTAAAAAGAGGCAGGCTAGGCTACCAAGCGAAATACTTTTTCAAATAACACTAGTTATTGAAATCAAATGATGCAGTGCAATGACATAAAACCAAACATCAATTGCATGTTCATTTCTTCGAATGAGATCCCATACTTACAGACcatcagaaaattaaaaaaaactaaTATAGCATTTTTTTGACCGGTGATATTGCCCAAATTAAGGCAAAATAAtgggaaaagatccatgtagctaaCCCTTATGGTTGGTACAATAACAATGTCAAAACATGGGTTGGAAAGGATTACCACAATAGTAGAATGTTCAATAGATATCAGTGTTTTTAAAAGCACTAGGTGCCTTTTGACACTAAGATCCAAaatgcccgaggcactaggcACTCGCCTAGGTGCCCGCCCGAGCAAAACGAGGCACTctcgaatattataattaaaataatatgcaACTAAATAGAAATATGCTAAATAGGTTTATGGAGACCTATGTTAGAATTAAACCGCTCCAAAAGCATCTTGTTAACCATGAATGTTTGGTTGCTCTAAGGCATCATCAAGTAAAAGCTAAGGGAGTTTCATATGCAAATCAAAGTGAATATTGCCCATGATGTTGTAGATACAACAAATATACGTAAATAGCTCCAAACGAGTTGTTGCTCATCCGTTCACAGTTTAATTAACAGGAAGGGGGGAATGGACGAAGCAGTTTAATTAATAGGAAGGTGGGACGAAGGCAGAAGACCATGTTGTCGACAGCTAACGAAGGCGAGGGAAGAGGAAGCTGCAACTGCAAATGGACGAAGCTGCAGTGGCAAACAAAGGCAGCAGATGATGTTGTCGACAACGGCAGACGGAGCTACAGCGTTGGACGGAGCATGCGAAGGCGATGGAATAGGATGTCATCGGTGGCAAACAAAGCTACTACAGCAACAGACAAAGCTATAGCGACGGatgaggtttagggtttagacgaGCTGTAGCGATAAACGAGTTGCAGTGACAGCTGCCGAGCTGCAATGGTGGATGAGATTGGATGAGGTAGCCAATGGCGATGGGCAAGGCGAACGAAGGTGACATATGTAGGGTTTCATTTCACCTTGTTTTCTTTTACTGGGTCGGGCGGGAGGGGGTTGGACGGTGTTAGGGTAACTATATtaattggttcaattgaaccaacttatACGTCCAATTGAATCAAAGTTTGAATCCAATCAAATTTGGCTCAGGTGCTCACCCGAGGTGCCCGACGCTTAGGCTCAAGCGAGCGCCCAAGTAGTGCTTCATTGAAACGTTGTGCTTGGGGATTCTacaaggtgctcgggcctcgcctcgcctcgcctcacccaagcacctaggcaagcgcccgagcgcctttcgaAAACACTAGTAGATATTCCACTAATCAAGAGAAATatgtgcatgattttatcattctAAGAAAACGACAGTTTCTGAAATGTAAAGCAAGAAGCTTTTGCATAAAGAAGGAAATAATCAACATAAGTATCCATTTCTTACAAACTGCTCAAATATTAGCTACTGAAAATAAGAAATGTTAAAATGATGTGCTGTAAAGGACAGGCTGCAGTTGTAGCTTCTCATGGTTAACATGCATGCTATGAGGATCGAAGTTATAGATCAAAAGGTGCTTTACAAATGATAAATTGCCACATTGGTTACAGACATATTTTATGAAACGTTTTCCTGTTCAAAAAGAGCTATTTACTGTTTCATTGTTGAGTTTCATATTTTATGAAACTCAACAATATTGTTGAGATTTCAACAAACGGACTTCATTTCTCACCACCCAATTACCTAAAGGTAACATTTTTTTACAACGATCCatggttttattttatttacaaaaGGTAATAAAATTCGAGCCCAGGATCTTATAATGATCTATCAAAGTCCTTACCAGTTAACCTAACTGGCACCTTCATGATCCATGGTTCTTGACACAAGGACAGACTGAATAAAGATCATAACTTGTCAGTTCAACCCTGTCTAGCCCTAATTCACCAGAAGTTAACCAACCGTAAATAGAATCAAATGAACTCAATAATCGCAGACTCCCTTAACTTTAGCCATTCGCTTTAAGTGGGGTTAACCATAGTCTATTATTTTGCCCAAAACTCTTACTCGATGTATACAAAGACGTCATAAGCGTTTTAACCATCCGATATCATCCAACACCcacaataaagagaaaaaaagaatttttttttttttatctacatCGAGATTTAGGGTCATTTGTCAATGCCATCATTATCCGAAACGCATATGATCCTCTTGAACCCATCTAAGATCATTCTCCTTGATAAAAGATTGCAGGGCAAAGGAACCCTAACTTCTTCATATATCGAATAAGAGAAAGGACGAGGACAAAGAGACAGGGCGAGGGGCCTCGGAGACTTACCGAAGATGAATCTCCCAGAAGAGCCGTGGTTGTCGCACACTCTCTCTGCTCTGCCTTCTATATAAATAGGCCCTTTTGCCCGATAATCTTCATGTGGTCCCTTCGAGCTGTGATTTTAAATCAATTCTTCCAATTTCCATATCACAGCCGTCTATGTGGGTCGATGTCACGGATTGTCACGCTGGCTCTAACAACAGGGTGTACATTTTGTGTACAATTATTGGAAAGGATCCGAACATTTTATCACATCTGCAAAGGTTTAtgtataaaaaagaaaagaaatcgtgccaatattttatatcattttatatgaATTATTAAATTTCAGAGAAcgtgaaatatttttttgtttaatatgGTAAAAAAAAAAGCATCGACGAAAACTCCACGTGATAAACGTGGCTCTCTATTCACCGTTTAATTAAAGGCTGGTCCACACATGTCCAATTATTGTACGCGCGGATTCGGATCCGACGTCTCTGATTCAAGACGATGCATCAAGAGTCGTCCGTCTCATCACAACTTTTTGCCTCTCTCTCAACGAACCACCGCGGTATCATTTGGTTGGAACAGACGGACGGCTGCGATGAGCTCTCGCGTGCTGGCATTGTGTCGCTCGTGACGGTGATATAATGCGGATCGAGATGCTGCGTCTCGGGTCGCAGATCCGATAACATGGGAAACAAATCTCCTGGAGCTTGGGGTCCTAACTTCTACAGAATGCATCAAGCTATGTTTCAAGGTACATGCAGATTCAGACTTACCAACCAAACATGTcataaatgatattatttttccaaagaaagaaaaataaataattgcGATGGACACTCAAGCTAAATGGCACAACATGAGCTTTGAGAAGGTAAAATGACACGTGGGATTTACGAGAACTAATCCAATTCTGAagagaataataataaatatatgacCGTAGGATCGTTGAATGTGAGATGTGCAGAGGtttgatatataaaataatttttttttgtatttttatagtTAATAATTGTATATATAACAAgctatcaaaatgaaaaaaataaccaTTTTAAACAAAATATGCTGATGAATATGTTCATAGGATTAAACGAATTTACTATTATTATTTTATGTGATTTGAAATTATTAAATTAATGAGTCAAAATCAATGTCCAGTTAAACCTATGATACTCCGATTTAGGTccatatttatattttagaagaagaaaaattaaattGACTTATAGAGTTCGATTGCGGTTTGACTGTTTGAATTTAAATATTTGGATCTAGTGATTTAGACTCAATAATTTAATAGTCAATTATCTCGTTCAACTGAATCCATCTCCCAAACTATCTAAGTCAGTATGAGATATAAAAGGTGGCTATCACTCTTATTTTtctttgaatcttgaattttgatgatgaaactaatcaatatgtagttatattttaatctacgttttgagtgacgcaggatgcttcgatcaggatgagacaattaaagcaaaaaatcatgttgggctggaggaatatgtcagaagattagatgtcgggtcggtggatcgatcgacgtatcgatagaaggcttcgggccgtggattcgggcatcgagccaagaagagtggagattgtgccaaggatatcggagttgtggagtcaactggccaattgggcaataggccgcaagagaggacgatgcgccgaagagtcggacgaagcatcgagggaccaatgacatgtcagacaacttgattagatgcttaggattaattgtctatatcgaagagtgttttatatgtgcaagattaactacgatagcatgaaaacataaagcaagtttaccggagtcaagttcgatgggtgttcgagagtccaccgaaagtccaAAGAATCTTCGGAAGTGCTGCtggaaccatccaagaaagaatcgaggacttgccgaagttttcgaaagtccgccagaaagctcgtcggaggttcgccaagatcactgagaaggttcagatacttgccaaagactcgttgaactcgccacaagaccgggagcctgttggaagtccgccggaagaaattcgagggtgtatcggaagtccgttggaagttcactagaaagctcgccggaaggaaactcgacgttgccgattaaaatttgcttagggctatgtcttaattttatagtttgcatataatttgggttaagattaagggttaatcctataacctggttaggagccaattgggcctgagtttagactagtttgggccatgtttggagcccaaccagtgagctggaacaatccaagcggtggcaccgttggactgggcagtggcaccactcaaaacccgagaggtctggtagtggcaccgctagtacatagttagtgtcagacactgacaagcggtggcaccgtcaacactgggaaacccaaaagcaattcaaatttggagtccaaatttaaATCTtcttagggcttataaatacccctcaattctcagcagagataacacctttttgacaagttagaaagtgagaaaaagctctagcaaagtcttgttttcaatagcttaagtgttcacctccctctttctctttgaaaaatctataagagtgtgaaccacttgtaagaaagttgtaagaggggtatttggtccttcctcttcaaagtgatttgctagtagaagttgggagcctcatcgaagaaggcttcgaaagtggatgtaggtcatttgaccgaaccactatacatcgtggtgttccttgaatgtgtgaatgtttaattttttgaatcatTT is from Musa acuminata AAA Group cultivar baxijiao chromosome BXJ1-6, Cavendish_Baxijiao_AAA, whole genome shotgun sequence and encodes:
- the LOC135676525 gene encoding lactoylglutathione lyase-like, translated to MASSTGEETVPSENVLEWAQKDKHRFLHAVYRVGDLDRTIKFYTECFGMKLLRKRDIPEEKYSNAFLGFGPEDSHFVVELTYNYGVDKYDIGTGFGHFAIASEDVYKLVEDIRAKGGKITREPGPVKGGTTVLAFVQDPDGYTFELIQRGPTPEPLCQIMLRVGDLERSIKFYEKACGMKLLRSIDIPAYKYTIAMMGYAEEIESTVIELTYNYGVTEYTKGNAYAQVAISTEDVYRSAAVVDLVTKELGGKITRQPGPIPGINTKITSFLDPDGWKVVLVDHSDFLKELEV